In the Leguminivora glycinivorella isolate SPB_JAAS2020 chromosome 9, LegGlyc_1.1, whole genome shotgun sequence genome, CAGTAGCCCTTACAAGAGCTTGCTTACTGTTAGTTTATCAATAGTTTATTATTATAACTCTAAAGCCATCAACAGAGATGCAAGGCCCCATAAACCTACAAGCGCCGCAACAAACATCTACAATAGATGCTGTGaccaatgatgatgataatatttCAGTATAAAGTGCTTAAAATCACTGTCAAAGTACAATGTGGCTACCACAAGATTTTAGCCCCTTACTGGAAAGCAGTCACGGGTAAATATGTTTGATTTCAGGTGGTTTTTACTAAAACATaacactttctccatacaataaaGGTAATTTCCCGTGATCGAGATCGACCTACGCTACGTAGACACCTAAATCTTTGCGCAGCAATTGCTAAAATACGTAACTTTGCTGTTGACAATAACGTAGGAGCAAACAAAATGCGcctaataggtacagtcaaccaattggaaccctaggccactgtagaactatgtcatagtgatgttataaatcagattgtaagaaatctcttactgcttgtcattttgacatggttgtagagtggccttgGTTCcaattggctgactgtacattatTATCATTTTTGTAATCAATATTTCAAAAAGAATATTTTCAGCAGATTTAGATACACCTACACTTCTAGAGAATTAAGATATAAATGTAAGCttatcaattttttttgtggatATATATTACATTTGTTGGAGTAATGGTAAAACAGGAATTATTATGTTTTGAACGGATTAGGTATTTCTTTTAACCTACTTATTGTAAATACGTACCTACACTAAAAATCATATTTACTGCACCCAGTCCTCTTGATCATGCTATATCTAatacaattaaaaaagaaaaatgtgttggtacttattttaatttccGCCCTTAAGTAATATTCCATTAAAACAatgtttttaattacttaataattatgttactgtGATAAAAACGGGGTGAGATCATCTTTAATGTAATATCTCGCTGGTACAACTTCGAAGAATCTTCCACAGAAAGCGTAAACATATTCTAGAGCTTTATCCATAAAAGCTCTTCCAAAATATGGAGCCATACTCTTACCGGCCTGGTTGAGTAAACTGACGGCGAGTGCACctggaaataaatgtttaattaCAAAAAATGCATAATTATATGACATGCATAATTATATTGTATCGCAGGACTGACAAGAAAAGTTTGGAAGAAATCGGCGCTGAAACACCTTAGCGTTGGTGGATAAAATAGAGGAAAAATCTCGAAATTCCCAAAtccccgacacaaaaaaaagtCTGTCTCTTATCAGCGAGTGCAGCAAATTGTGACTCATGACAAATTTTGCGACCCCCCAACGAATTTGCGCCACTCCGTTCGTTGTTTTGCGACCTTGTGCTGGTGATCAATATGATAGGCAATCATCAAATTCTAGCTTTCGTTTATATCATACTTACTTATATCTTGTTCTTCCATAAATATGTTGTTTGCAGCGAATACGAGTTTGCCCAATATTTCAAAATCATACTTTGTTTCATCGTACTTAGATGTCAAATAAATTTCTCCGTCATCATCCTTGTGGGCATAGATTGCGAAGTCTAATTTCAAGTGAAGTTTTTCTGAAAAGATAATGTTGTTTTTCAGTTGATTTTATTGTACAATAACAAAGCTATTTCGGTAGAATAAAAATGCAATATTAAAACGCAGTTGCTTGACCCCAGAGCCcccatttacaatatttgaCGTCTGGCTAATAAAAATACGTATCAATTTATGAGACATTGTCATTGAGGTCATTATCAAACTTTTGAACTTAAAGATTATTTTACCTGCTCAAGCCCGCTGTGACCTCTCCTGACTCAAGCAATGTATAACCCTTTAAAATGGTGATTTGCGGGTCTAGTATACTAGCGTCGTGTCGGTGCGTCTTTTCGCAATTGGGTATGGGTAGGTACCTAGAGTTTAttgaagataggcaaataatcatatatttatctattttttctatcagaaatagtacattactacagaggccgggacaaagcctcagacctatccggcctcgcttcgctcggccgtctatatgtcttcggccggcaaccccatttcccgccgaggtatgtatagtgcttttctcaaacatggtatgaaataaataaagtctactgaaaatagtaactttggatggctgtatctcctaaacggtgcgtcgtagcgcaaaaataatcgaattttcgttcccctttgataccccgtatacgcttataaaaaaataataagttaaaaaaaaattcaaaaaaaaacgaaaaaatttttttttgtatgaaaacgcacccaaaatcaaatattgtctagggcccgtaccagttgcagtcggcacgtctataaagccccttatagtttttttttaattggctaaatacctggatgttatgtcacaattatctgtgttcggaaattaaaaaagaggactttgccggccttggcctgcaaggtttgtatgaaattccattatctatcaatcgtcctagccgcacctgcaacgtcatacttcgctgccaattataaggcacataacatcaatatttcataccatgtttgagaaaaatatatatttgcctatcttcaaaaaactttacctacccaattacagaaagtgcgatagggacacaCTGACGTAATAAGCCATACCTATACGCGATACGCGACTACGTGACTGTCCTAACCTTGCTCTCTTGAGCGTCGACCATAAGTCGTTGACGTTTTAGAAAACGTTACACGATAGAGAAAATGCAGCGTCAcgaaaaatgtaggtaccttTGTAAATTTTGGTCATAGTAAGTGACGTTTAGTCTAAAGTATTTTAAAACGTTTGTTGTTAGTTTGTCCAAAGACATTATAAATTCAACTATTTTTGAACTTACCCACTCTGACTTTTCCTACTCCATCGGCGCGGACGAATTCTCCTCCCAATACAGACTTGATCAAGGGACTCGATGAAAAAGCTTTGTAGTGTCCTTTCACCGTGAAGTCGCATGTCATATCCATGTAAAGGTGTCCGTTGGGAAGGTCGGTTCtagaaaatttaattaagtttttctTAGCTATGATAACTGGAGGTACAGCTTCCTAACTTAGACATTAGGGACATTGGTTTACATATTCCAGAATTTATTTTGAACATTTATTGTTACAAATGAagggttctaaattcaaaaacaaaacaatcgcTTCTGGGACTCAGGAGAAACAAGGAAGTATaaaaaggggtagacagagcacatgatatagctactcaagtttcagtgccactcttagcagtTGAATGAAACCGAAATAgataaagcctgaccaaaaatatatgactacgcgccatcttgcggaatttcataagaactattttcttcatactgtactgaactgtcaacccatacatcagaataatagCGCCCTCCTGATAATAATCATTGCAGCGACAGATTGCTAGCCCATCTcccacaccacaattgaacccaaatcccacagtcaacttctatgacacccacgggaggaaagggggaaaattcttagcccgtcacCACGCCGGTTATAGAATAAAACGTTTAAGTAATAATTGTCATCTTTAATACTTACGTAACATTATTTAGCAAGCAGTCTTTAGCTCCTCTGACTATTCCATGTTCTAAACTGATATCAAGCATCCCTACGATAGCCACGGACACATTCTTCAGCTCCAGAGGGTCCACAGGAGGAATCCCCAATTCCTCCACACCGCTTTTGCCAATATGTCTTATAAGTGATTGGTAAAGTTTTTTTTGGCACAGACTATCGTTTATACTACATTTAGTCAGCGAGCCAACTGCAAAAAATACACAGTTTaagttatagtatgaattttttgaaacgaacgtttctaaacaaaggcattgttccttttgtgttgagcaagagcttctgtttaggcacgtgctaagacaacaagttaatttaaaaagcaactgtatcctgataattgtaaggttcaaatctgtgcaggagcaaatttgagatagattgttttggaaatgtgaagcgatagaccacaccggtatagttgcaagtacacagcgcttctaatactttgatacttggtggtggtggtgtaagtaatgaaacacgtaggtatatcactgttattttttattaatgattttgttaacaattaacaattgtatatagcaatatataaataattaattacataaatattaggtacaagtctatagacatacacatttttttcgtactgtattatttatactttgaaatttagatttattgtatgtaactaaagtatttttttttttttttactgtagttattacaatttaaatttttttattgattttttataTTCCTAATTGTTAGACAAACATtcctaataatttaaattacggtttgtttagttatttatgttattttatatatcaagacttgtacctaatatttatgtaattaattatttatatattgctatatataattgttgattgttaacaaaatcattaataaaaaataacagtgatatacctacgtgtttcattacttacaccaccaccaccaagtatcaaagtatgtattagaagcgctgtgtacttgcaactataccggtgtggtctatcgcttcacatttccaaaacaatctatctcaaatttgctactgcacagatttgaaccttacaattatcaggatacagttgctttttaaactaacttgttgtcttagcacgtgcctaaacagaagctcccgctcaacacaaaaggaacaatgcctttgtttagaaacgttcgtttcaaaaaattcatactatatttcattaaaaaaaagtatattgtTTGAAAAAGGGGTACAATAACTTATTTAATAATGAGCGTAGTAAGTGTAAAGTGTTAAAACCCAAggtcaaaatttattttgctaatCTGTGTTCCAAACCAACTACTCTTCATATTATATCACCTGTGAGGATGTTTTTatctaccaaaatattataatttgtaagaGGTGGAGAGGAGACAAAAAAATGTGCATAGATAAATGCTACACATGCTGAAAAAAAGGGACAATTTGATCCTCTTATCGTAGTAGGAAacccacatttttttaaatattttaataatgggttttaaatattgttttattacctacttacaatgaaaaaattcattatatagtaaataaataaaaagttaccAAACGAGGCGTCGCCGAAGAAGAACACCGAACACAACGTAAATAATAACTTGAACATGTTTTTTAATTCGAATCAGTGCAAAGAATATGCGATCTTTTGCTCACCTCCAACTTAAATACCAGCTGGCGCtagattttttatattgtttacgAGTTTTAGGGCTCCGTGACTGATAATGCTGAACCTGATTATCTTCATtaatttaagtaagtataaatttttttttaattctttatttacatcaacatatttacataatcatacagagtgtaacaaaaatggtggtgatccgtttaagggcgtactcagtatcgtattcttatcaggaaaaagtagaagaaatttttttttttcgctaaaaaaatttttacttttgtatgagccgggccgcgcgaatcggtcgaatctccatacaaagataaaaaaattttttgcgaaaaaaaatttttatcctactttttcctgatgagaatacgatactgaatacgcccttaaacggatcaccaccatttttgttacaccctgtataagaaactaagactaaacttaaaagctagctaattctaaaataggcccttgaggcattgtaccaaggatactggcgatatttcctcgctgtatcgcaatgctgcaGTATTCATTAGTTTAATTAAGTTCTTAATCCAGAAATGCATTACATTTTCTTCGGTTTgtgcgatagttactcatgaaatagcACTATGAGAACGGATAATATGGCCGTACGTCTATAATACTTTAtcttgtacacaataaagtgattactattTCTACTTTTATGCcatttattaagtattattaagTAGACAAGTGCtagacaataaaataattatttttatttattctggTTGATATAGGTAGTTCATAGTTTTAGATAATTTACTACCGctgtttttttatctttataatattttagaaaataagtTAACAGGTATTTTACTTATCCTGCGTTGCGGCTATTCGGCTATAAAGTATTTATTGTttgaataaaaactttatttatttaataatgaccAGACTAGAGCTTCACTTATTAGCTATGGCTTAGATAACTCTGCCAGAAATGTGAGATACCCTACCTATTTTCAACTTATAGGAGCTATAAAGGCTTTGAAACTATTGTGTAAAAAAGTACTAAGTGCCATCCCTAAACAGATTACAGGGTCAATGAATTTCCTTGTGAACTCAGtgacaatattttattagtgttatttattttgattttaagacACCATTCTCTTTGTgaatctacatacatacatacatacaatcacgcctgtatcccatgaaggggtaggcagagcacatgaaactactcaagtttcagtgccactcttggcaaataaggggtcgatagaaaacgaaagtgtgaaTCTATTTGTTCGTttgttcaattttcaatttaaaaatgtgtttttacccgactgcggcaacgcaaaaggagggttatgattttgaccggtatgtatgtatgtatgttcatctgttccctcataaCTTCTAAAATACTCATTACAATTTGACAAACGATATGTCATTTAAATCGTCTTAACCGTCCGCTGGCCGTGGTCGTATGCCACTTAtgcgggatacccccatttgccagaatttcatttgccataattttatttgccatcctattcaacaatcataatattgtttctcataacatcttatgccataatcattgtttactatattaatctagtgccagaaactttgtttcccataaagtcagtttccataatgtcattcgtcagaatcatcgaaatccgtaattaccacattccataccatcatttgtcatacaaattagcgtccagaaaagtcaatttccataatgtgctttggcagaatcgaaaactactgtaataggtactagaaggactagagaatgaaactgctatcagaaagtaggttaggttaggttagaactgtgacccctggaaaatgaaactgctatcagaaagtaggttaggttaggttagaactgtgaacctctggaaaaggaaactgcttgaaaagtaggttaggttaggttagaactgtgaccccccggaaaatgaaaatactatcagacagtaggttaggttaggttaggactgcgacccctggaaaatgaaactgctatcagaaagtaggttaggttagaactctgacccctggagaatgaaactgctggaaaagtaggttaggttagaactgtgacccctggaaaatgaaactgctatcagaaagtaggttaggttaggtaataatatgggcaacaattaatatggcaataattgcttatggcgtttgaatattctatgaaaccatattattgcacttaataatatggctaacaaatagtatggcattgtatgattatggaaggtaatattcggataaacaacgagtatgtcatatgatttttatggtaaacaaatcattcgggcaaatgaaattcaggcaagttagattcgggcaaatgaatattatgttaaatgactgtcgggcaaacaatagacaacccacTTATGCaccttaaagtttataattgtggcataaagcatagttaacatagtattggcacgcgtttagcgacgaataaaaaaaatatatttaaaaatttaaaaaaaaaaaactgataatcacatcttaattttaatacattgataactctatattagaaatttggttgatctaactttttgcgtttgtaagttattgatgatggacgttaaccggcgaaaatgcactgtgaacaaatacgtgaaaaatccccttggtctgggtcaatgattgctTAATTGTTGAATTTCtagaaaactactaggcaataattattgccca is a window encoding:
- the LOC125229903 gene encoding uncharacterized protein LOC125229903, with protein sequence MFKLLFTLCSVFFFGDASFVGSLTKCSINDSLCQKKLYQSLIRHIGKSGVEELGIPPVDPLELKNVSVAIVGMLDISLEHGIVRGAKDCLLNNVTTDLPNGHLYMDMTCDFTVKGHYKAFSSSPLIKSVLGGEFVRADGVGKVRVEKLHLKLDFAIYAHKDDDGEIYLTSKYDETKYDFEILGKLVFAANNIFMEEQDISALAVSLLNQAGKSMAPYFGRAFMDKALEYVYAFCGRFFEVVPARYYIKDDLTPFLSQ